Proteins from a genomic interval of Archangium lipolyticum:
- a CDS encoding MFS transporter has product MNDESIRGEGVKVTRPNPVPLLLTIAYLAFVSLGLPDAVLGVAWPSVRETFSLPLSGLGMVLVGTGTGYFLSGLLAGRLVQTLGVGTLLTVSSALVALSLFGYSLAPVWPLFLLCTPFIGMGSGAIDSGINAYAASHFPVRHVNWLHACYGFGAMLGPLVMTGALVRSGSWRWGYVAIGAMLLLMALAFGSTRASWRTAGAPGAASAEARVGTLQALGHPMVWLQVVIFFVYTGLEVTAGQWCFTLYTEARGVPRELAGTWAGLYWGSLAVGRVFMGFVVERLGPDRLLRFSILSAVAGSALFAFGPTLASFGGLLLIGMSLAPIYPTLMSRTPGRLGEGYAAHAVGFQVSAAMLGAAILPSLAGVLAGRFGLGMVGWVTVAAAAVLWLLHETLLKLTPRSAA; this is encoded by the coding sequence ATGAATGACGAAAGCATCCGCGGAGAAGGAGTGAAGGTGACCCGGCCGAACCCCGTCCCCCTGCTACTCACCATCGCCTACCTGGCCTTCGTGAGCCTCGGACTGCCGGACGCGGTGCTGGGCGTGGCATGGCCGTCCGTGCGCGAGACGTTCTCCCTGCCGCTGAGCGGCCTCGGCATGGTCCTGGTGGGCACGGGGACGGGGTACTTCCTATCGGGCCTGCTCGCCGGAAGACTCGTCCAGACCCTGGGCGTGGGTACGCTGCTGACGGTGAGCAGCGCGCTCGTCGCGCTCAGTCTCTTCGGGTACTCGCTCGCCCCGGTGTGGCCCCTGTTCCTGCTGTGCACGCCGTTCATCGGCATGGGCTCGGGCGCCATCGACTCCGGCATCAATGCCTATGCGGCGAGCCACTTCCCGGTGCGGCACGTCAACTGGTTGCACGCCTGCTACGGCTTCGGCGCCATGCTCGGTCCGCTGGTGATGACGGGAGCGCTCGTCCGGAGCGGCTCGTGGCGCTGGGGGTACGTGGCCATCGGCGCGATGCTGCTGCTCATGGCCCTGGCCTTCGGATCCACCCGGGCCTCCTGGCGGACGGCGGGGGCGCCCGGTGCGGCCAGCGCGGAGGCACGGGTCGGTACCCTCCAGGCCCTGGGTCACCCGATGGTGTGGCTGCAGGTCGTCATCTTCTTCGTGTACACGGGGTTGGAGGTGACGGCGGGGCAGTGGTGCTTCACGCTGTACACCGAGGCGCGCGGCGTGCCGCGCGAGCTGGCCGGAACGTGGGCGGGCCTGTACTGGGGGAGCCTCGCGGTGGGGCGGGTCTTCATGGGCTTCGTGGTGGAGCGGCTGGGGCCGGATCGCCTGCTGCGCTTCAGCATTCTGAGTGCCGTGGCCGGCAGCGCCCTGTTCGCGTTCGGGCCGACGCTGGCGAGCTTTGGGGGGTTGCTGCTGATCGGCATGAGCCTGGCGCCCATCTACCCCACGTTGATGTCACGGACTCCGGGCCGGCTGGGCGAGGGCTACGCGGCGCATGCGGTCGGCTTCCAGGTGAGTGCCGCGATGCTGGGAGCCGCCATCCTGCCGAGTCTGGCGGGAGTGCTGGCGGGGCGCTTCGGGCTGGGGATGGTCGGCTGGGTGACCGTGGCGGCGGCGGCGGTGCTGTGGCTGCTGCACGAGACGCTGCTGAAGCTCACGCCGCGAAGCGCCGCCTGA
- a CDS encoding mucoidy inhibitor MuiA family protein yields MHTLPLMMLALAAPAKVSSVVVYLDRAQVTRVESVPCSGHALAVFESVPPAADPASFRARSDEATVESLVAEERPLTRDFGPEREALRQKREALEREMAELVDARARAEALRKLGAGLTDVAVQRVTLELSEPKPDTRAWASAFDAALDTRLRAASDVAARAARMREVQRELDSLRERATYLESSAARMERRVEVRLACPSEGHARVELQYVVGGAGWTPVYEARADEAGGQVELSTFATVRQATGEDWSGVRLVLSTARSRDNAEPPELEPLTLSAWKRPDERKVLVRRDERQEHARAGGQVLAETEGALRAASQGVSVQLLAPELAQVSGDGTAVRLRVARTRMKSSFSWSTVPKLHPVVFRVASLVNGAPFPLLPGPVDMFRASGFIGRQVLEQVPQGGAFQLTFGVEESLRVERVVVEEIARDEGLFGGRRRFRYAYRFNLANYRERPEVVELAEHIPVSELDDVKVELDREKSTGGHALDSMDGIVSWKVPLAPAEQRSVVLSFHVDVPTSYDMSGL; encoded by the coding sequence ATGCACACCCTGCCCCTGATGATGCTGGCGCTCGCCGCCCCCGCGAAGGTGTCCTCCGTCGTCGTCTACCTGGACCGTGCCCAGGTGACGCGGGTGGAGTCCGTGCCGTGCTCCGGCCACGCGCTCGCCGTCTTCGAATCGGTGCCGCCCGCGGCGGACCCGGCCAGCTTCCGCGCCCGCTCCGACGAGGCCACCGTGGAGAGCCTCGTGGCCGAGGAGCGCCCCCTGACGAGGGACTTCGGCCCCGAGCGCGAGGCGCTGCGCCAGAAGCGCGAGGCCCTGGAGCGCGAGATGGCGGAGCTGGTGGACGCCCGGGCGCGCGCGGAGGCGCTGCGCAAGCTGGGCGCGGGCCTCACCGACGTGGCCGTGCAGCGGGTGACGCTCGAGCTCTCCGAGCCGAAGCCGGACACCCGTGCGTGGGCCTCGGCCTTCGATGCCGCGCTGGACACCCGGCTGCGCGCCGCCTCCGACGTGGCGGCCCGGGCCGCCCGCATGCGCGAGGTGCAGCGCGAGCTGGATTCGCTGCGCGAGCGGGCGACGTACCTGGAGTCCTCGGCCGCGCGCATGGAGCGCCGGGTGGAGGTGCGGCTGGCCTGCCCCAGCGAGGGCCATGCCCGGGTGGAGTTGCAGTACGTGGTGGGTGGCGCGGGCTGGACTCCCGTGTATGAGGCTCGTGCCGACGAGGCCGGGGGGCAGGTGGAGCTGTCCACCTTCGCCACCGTGCGCCAGGCGACCGGCGAGGACTGGAGCGGGGTGCGGCTGGTGCTCTCCACCGCCCGGTCGCGCGACAACGCGGAGCCGCCGGAGCTCGAGCCCCTGACGCTGAGCGCCTGGAAGCGGCCCGATGAGCGCAAGGTGCTGGTCCGTCGCGACGAGCGTCAGGAGCACGCACGCGCCGGCGGCCAGGTCCTGGCGGAGACGGAGGGTGCGCTGCGCGCGGCCTCACAGGGGGTCTCCGTGCAGCTCCTGGCGCCGGAGCTGGCGCAGGTGTCCGGCGATGGCACGGCCGTGCGGCTCCGCGTGGCTCGCACGAGGATGAAGTCCTCCTTCTCCTGGAGCACCGTGCCCAAGCTGCACCCGGTGGTGTTCCGCGTGGCCAGCCTCGTCAACGGCGCTCCCTTTCCGCTGCTGCCGGGTCCCGTGGACATGTTCCGCGCCTCAGGCTTCATCGGCCGGCAGGTGCTGGAGCAGGTGCCCCAGGGCGGCGCCTTCCAGCTCACCTTCGGCGTCGAGGAGTCGCTGCGCGTGGAGCGCGTGGTGGTGGAGGAGATCGCCCGCGACGAGGGCCTCTTCGGCGGCCGGCGCCGCTTCCGCTACGCCTACCGCTTCAACCTCGCCAACTACCGCGAGCGCCCCGAGGTGGTGGAGCTGGCCGAGCACATTCCCGTCTCCGAGCTCGACGACGTGAAGGTGGAGCTGGACAGGGAGAAGAGCACCGGCGGCCATGCGCTCGATTCGATGGACGGCATCGTCTCGTGGAAGGTGCCGCTCGCCCCCGCCGAGCAGCGCTCGGTGGTGCTCTCCTTCCACGTGGACGTGCCCACCAGCTACGACATGAGCGGGCTGTAG
- a CDS encoding mucoidy inhibitor MuiA family protein: MPVLGLSALSALWLAAVDAPVTSVTVYSDRARVVRTAKVTLSGTQRVELPPLYGSVDPSSIRVEAQGAEVARVDIRSVDSQALPATEARRLVTELERLDDQIAQARAEHEAYAAQLTALGQVRPVVTQDAAPNPQRKAAAQSPSRLDASGWRAATGFVVETTARLQAKLREVSQREESLDRELSQRVREARQLGATPPRPGVEVIPTLLGQGPATLTLTYVTSGARWYPSYELRLDPASNRVEVAFSGRVSQQTGEDWEDAALTLSTALPATATTAPRPTTWKIGQRERFIPTPAPVADSWRGPPPTPRSPPQEPNEDERIRSRLLALTVQANPATTPAPQPPAEAERTRTPPTPSQAPVGDSTLVGTLVNADDKKPLADAVVTATSPVLAGEQVVVTDAQGNYRFPLLPAGVYSLRFEKEAFKPFVRSEVQLRASRTVRVNAELLSEMFSEQIAVVAAPHTLDEGSTATGVNVDEEFIKRIAVNRPGGKGGATRSFESLAELAPGASAYSVSGGGSWSPPPVDVPVGLAPPEGWRRPVLEPNLPASLAGGHALSFPAQRRETVRSGGGERRVPLFTETWPVQVERKLYPALTPNAFLVAELRSPSRQVMPGGEAQLFVGADPAGQARLTLVSPGEPFTLPLGVDSAVRPVRNVKLMTSEKGFIGKDEITEYLVTIEVANPYPFALPVRILDQWPLSRSGDVEVKLVRTEPYAEQDKDKGTLMWRLMVPPSEKTVVSFLYTVRHPKGWRLEQYQ, encoded by the coding sequence ATGCCTGTCCTCGGACTGTCGGCCCTGAGCGCGTTGTGGCTCGCCGCGGTGGATGCGCCCGTCACCTCGGTCACCGTCTACAGTGACCGGGCCCGCGTGGTGCGCACCGCGAAGGTGACGCTCTCCGGTACCCAGCGCGTGGAGCTGCCCCCGCTGTATGGCTCGGTGGACCCCTCCAGCATCCGCGTGGAGGCCCAGGGCGCCGAGGTGGCCCGCGTGGACATCCGCTCCGTGGACTCCCAGGCCCTTCCCGCCACCGAGGCCCGCCGGCTCGTCACCGAGCTGGAGCGGCTCGATGATCAGATCGCCCAGGCCCGCGCCGAGCACGAGGCCTACGCCGCCCAGCTCACCGCGCTCGGCCAGGTGCGGCCCGTCGTCACCCAGGACGCCGCCCCCAACCCCCAGAGGAAGGCCGCCGCCCAGAGCCCCTCCCGGCTCGATGCCTCCGGCTGGCGCGCCGCCACCGGCTTCGTGGTGGAGACCACTGCCCGTCTCCAGGCGAAGCTGCGCGAGGTGTCCCAGCGCGAGGAGTCGCTCGATCGCGAGCTCTCCCAGCGCGTCCGGGAGGCGCGGCAGCTTGGTGCCACGCCTCCGCGCCCGGGAGTGGAGGTCATCCCCACCCTCTTGGGCCAGGGCCCCGCGACGCTCACGCTCACCTACGTCACCTCGGGGGCTCGCTGGTACCCCTCCTATGAGCTGCGGCTCGATCCCGCGTCCAACCGCGTGGAGGTGGCCTTCTCCGGGCGCGTCAGCCAGCAGACCGGCGAGGACTGGGAGGACGCCGCGCTCACGCTCAGCACCGCCCTCCCCGCCACCGCCACCACCGCGCCGAGGCCCACCACCTGGAAGATCGGCCAGCGCGAGCGCTTCATCCCCACTCCCGCCCCCGTCGCCGACTCCTGGCGCGGCCCGCCGCCCACGCCTCGTTCTCCTCCCCAGGAGCCCAACGAGGACGAGCGCATCCGCTCCCGCCTCCTCGCTCTCACCGTCCAGGCCAATCCGGCTACCACCCCGGCGCCGCAGCCCCCAGCAGAGGCCGAGCGGACGCGCACTCCGCCCACTCCGTCACAAGCCCCGGTGGGTGACAGCACCCTCGTCGGCACCCTCGTGAACGCGGACGACAAGAAGCCCCTCGCGGACGCGGTCGTCACCGCGACCTCGCCTGTTCTGGCCGGCGAGCAGGTGGTGGTGACGGACGCGCAGGGCAACTACCGCTTTCCCCTGTTGCCGGCCGGCGTCTATTCCCTGCGATTCGAGAAGGAAGCGTTCAAACCCTTCGTGCGCTCCGAGGTCCAGCTGCGGGCGTCCCGCACCGTCCGCGTGAACGCGGAGTTGCTGTCGGAGATGTTCTCCGAGCAGATCGCCGTGGTGGCCGCGCCGCACACCCTCGACGAGGGCTCCACTGCGACGGGGGTCAACGTCGACGAGGAGTTCATCAAGCGCATCGCGGTGAACCGTCCCGGCGGCAAGGGGGGCGCAACGCGCTCCTTCGAGAGCCTCGCCGAGCTCGCCCCCGGGGCCAGTGCGTACTCCGTCAGTGGGGGCGGCTCCTGGTCTCCGCCTCCGGTGGACGTGCCCGTGGGCCTCGCGCCGCCGGAGGGCTGGCGGCGGCCCGTGCTGGAGCCGAACCTGCCCGCCTCGCTCGCCGGGGGCCATGCCCTGTCCTTCCCCGCGCAGCGCCGCGAGACGGTGCGCAGCGGCGGGGGCGAGCGGCGCGTCCCCCTCTTCACCGAGACCTGGCCCGTGCAGGTGGAGCGCAAGCTGTACCCCGCCCTCACCCCGAATGCCTTCCTCGTGGCGGAGCTGCGCAGCCCATCCCGGCAGGTGATGCCCGGCGGCGAGGCGCAGCTCTTCGTCGGTGCGGACCCCGCGGGACAGGCCCGGCTCACCCTGGTGTCGCCGGGCGAGCCCTTCACCCTGCCGCTCGGCGTCGACTCCGCGGTGCGCCCCGTGCGCAACGTGAAGCTCATGACCTCCGAGAAGGGCTTCATCGGCAAGGACGAAATCACCGAGTACCTCGTCACCATCGAGGTGGCCAACCCGTACCCCTTCGCCCTCCCGGTGCGCATCCTCGACCAGTGGCCGCTGTCGCGCAGCGGTGACGTGGAGGTGAAGCTCGTACGCACCGAGCCCTATGCCGAGCAGGACAAGGACAAGGGCACGTTGATGTGGCGCCTGATGGTGCCGCCCTCGGAGAAGACGGTGGTGTCCTTCCTGTACACCGTCCGCCACCCCAAGGGCTGGCGCCTGGAGCAGTACCAGTAG
- a CDS encoding NYN domain-containing protein yields MSSARPPAASYVLIDAENVDWAVSNVVGRKPEPQDRVQFDRLVAFCESHFPTPVRCVVVLNARSEQLPDVMIGFVRALKTAGCEVALLYGRPDQKVVDLGILKLMEAIRTQRPKAAVALASHDGTDFADALRAMLEEKRRVAILGLREYMSQRFRELVPAGLEILDLEMNAKVFQRPLPRMLPVRVDEFDPTLFL; encoded by the coding sequence ATGTCTTCCGCACGCCCCCCCGCAGCTTCCTATGTGCTCATCGACGCGGAGAACGTCGACTGGGCGGTGTCCAATGTCGTGGGACGCAAGCCCGAACCCCAGGACCGTGTGCAATTCGATCGGCTGGTGGCCTTCTGTGAGAGCCACTTTCCGACCCCCGTGCGCTGCGTGGTGGTGCTCAACGCCAGGAGCGAGCAGCTGCCGGATGTGATGATCGGCTTCGTGCGCGCCCTGAAGACCGCCGGCTGCGAGGTGGCGCTCCTCTATGGCCGGCCCGACCAGAAGGTGGTGGACCTGGGCATCCTCAAGCTCATGGAGGCCATCCGCACCCAGCGCCCCAAGGCCGCGGTCGCGCTCGCCAGCCACGATGGAACCGACTTCGCGGACGCCCTGCGCGCGATGCTCGAGGAGAAGCGGCGGGTGGCGATCCTCGGACTGCGCGAGTACATGAGCCAGCGGTTCCGCGAGCTCGTCCCGGCCGGGCTGGAGATCCTGGATCTCGAGATGAACGCCAAGGTGTTCCAGCGGCCACTGCCGCGCATGTTGCCGGTTCGCGTGGACGAGTTCGACCCCACGCTCTTCCTGTAG
- the metK gene encoding methionine adenosyltransferase: MPTDYLFTSESVTEGHPDKIADQISDGVLDAILSKDPQGRVAVETLVKTGLAIVAGEVTTNCYVDIPKIVRSTICRIGYTDSSMGYDGHTCGVMVAIEGQSQDIARGVDNKKEQGAGDQGMMFGYACDETPDLMPAPIHYAHALTRRLADVRRKTHDWLRPDGKSQVTVEYRNGRPARIDAVVVSTQHSDDVSNKKIHEAIREDVIAKALPKKLIDAKTKIFINPTGRFVIGGPMGDSGVTGRKIIVDTYGGMGRHGGGAFSGKDPSKVDRSAAYMGRHIAKNVVAAGLARRCEVQVSYAIGVAEPVSVLVETFGTATVPEEKIQAAIRQTFGLKPREITEYLDLLRPIYQKTAAYGHFGRSEKEFTWERTDKKDALREAVASPRLKAV; the protein is encoded by the coding sequence ATGCCGACCGACTACCTGTTCACCTCCGAATCCGTCACTGAAGGGCACCCGGACAAGATCGCTGACCAGATCTCCGACGGCGTGCTGGACGCCATCCTCTCCAAGGATCCCCAGGGCCGCGTGGCCGTGGAGACCCTGGTGAAGACGGGCCTGGCCATCGTCGCTGGCGAGGTGACCACCAACTGTTACGTCGACATCCCGAAGATCGTCCGCAGCACCATCTGCCGCATCGGCTACACCGATAGCTCCATGGGCTACGACGGCCACACCTGCGGCGTCATGGTGGCCATCGAGGGCCAGAGCCAGGACATCGCCCGGGGCGTGGACAACAAGAAGGAGCAGGGCGCTGGCGACCAGGGCATGATGTTCGGCTACGCCTGCGACGAGACGCCGGATCTCATGCCGGCCCCCATCCACTACGCCCACGCGCTCACCCGGCGCCTGGCCGACGTGCGCCGCAAGACGCACGACTGGCTGCGCCCGGACGGCAAGAGCCAGGTCACCGTCGAGTACCGCAACGGCCGCCCGGCCCGCATCGACGCGGTCGTGGTGTCCACGCAGCACTCCGACGACGTGTCCAACAAGAAGATCCACGAGGCGATCCGCGAGGACGTCATCGCCAAGGCGCTGCCCAAGAAGCTCATCGACGCCAAGACGAAGATCTTCATCAACCCCACCGGGCGCTTCGTCATCGGCGGCCCCATGGGTGACTCGGGCGTGACGGGCCGGAAGATCATCGTCGACACCTACGGCGGCATGGGCCGTCACGGTGGCGGCGCCTTCTCCGGTAAGGATCCGTCGAAGGTGGACCGCTCGGCCGCGTACATGGGCCGCCACATCGCCAAGAACGTGGTGGCCGCGGGTCTCGCGCGCCGCTGCGAGGTGCAGGTGTCCTACGCCATCGGCGTGGCCGAGCCCGTGAGCGTCCTGGTGGAGACCTTCGGCACGGCCACCGTGCCCGAGGAGAAGATCCAGGCGGCCATCCGGCAGACGTTCGGCCTCAAGCCGCGCGAGATCACCGAGTACCTGGACCTGCTGCGGCCCATCTACCAGAAGACCGCCGCGTACGGTCACTTCGGCCGCTCCGAGAAGGAGTTCACCTGGGAGCGCACCGACAAGAAGGACGCCCTGCGTGAGGCGGTGGCGAGCCCCCGCCTGAAGGCTGTCTGA
- a CDS encoding Tgt2/MlaC family protein produces the protein MNARLRSLAVLATLTLALPVLAAPNETVAKPVKTVVQSVRYSKDDLAIKQLANEEQGRFLLGEDWEKGTDAQRKEFIQLFNKLFSKIAFPKVRENFKNLASITYEDPVLEGDKAKVKSTVIIEHPMKKQEMKLQYSLVKTQGAWKVLDVAVLGDSMLTGIRDDQVRPIMQQGGWDHLLDLMRKKDAELSKK, from the coding sequence ATGAACGCTCGTCTCCGCTCCCTCGCCGTGCTGGCCACCCTCACTCTCGCCCTGCCCGTCCTGGCCGCGCCCAACGAGACCGTGGCCAAGCCGGTGAAGACGGTCGTGCAGTCCGTGCGCTACAGCAAGGATGACCTGGCCATCAAGCAGCTCGCCAACGAGGAGCAGGGCCGCTTCCTGCTCGGCGAGGACTGGGAGAAGGGCACGGATGCCCAGCGCAAGGAGTTCATCCAGCTCTTCAACAAGCTCTTCTCCAAGATCGCCTTCCCCAAGGTGCGCGAGAACTTCAAGAACCTGGCCTCCATCACCTACGAGGATCCCGTGCTCGAGGGGGACAAGGCGAAGGTGAAATCCACCGTCATCATCGAGCACCCGATGAAGAAGCAGGAGATGAAGCTCCAGTACTCGCTGGTGAAGACCCAGGGCGCCTGGAAGGTGCTGGACGTGGCGGTGCTCGGCGACTCGATGCTCACCGGCATCCGCGATGACCAGGTGCGGCCCATCATGCAGCAGGGCGGCTGGGACCACCTGCTGGACCTGATGCGCAAGAAGGACGCCGAGCTGTCCAAGAAGTAA
- a CDS encoding site-specific recombinase has translation MSRPLPQPAPVREGRSSREVDAFCVQFAPRAPGHPAVRDLQKLLADIPEEGLEARLEWVERCVDWLRDPKPALGLMEPAEPEAPAGVTRLALLVRVLETRASAREPVAALVREVMGATSGLKLFSQVGLPAGLGFFGEVFDRLAHRLLPSPPENHQLSELLPRLFPQPADAAWVEALPPALLARLSTLLGGGARPPAREPEAVVRADLVDALGLLAVQTAALGLTEDVRDRCPEVSFRASPFLKLRRVCEGVQARDAEPDSLRELRDVMEECRQVVAIVSSHLEQYGVSVDLVYRLERIRRSLERMEAIARVLGADPGMPRWREGLALVADLLRRAHADHSMRSLVAGNARLLARKVIERAGHSGEHYISTTRAEYHRLVHSAAGGGLITAFTAGIKLYSATLALAPFFYGLSLAGTYVASFLMMQVTGSTLATKQPSMTAATLGSSIGQGSSNGRLSHLMELIPRITRSQLATAVGNMGTVLPAAVGLSMAFAWWKGHPLLNQAQAHYVVDALHPWRSGTIVYAALTGVLLWLSSLVAGWLENWAVYRRLPEALAYHRGLRRVLGDSGAKRLADVFSNNIAGLGGNVSIGVLLALPPIVGAFFGLPLDVRHVTLSFGQLCLAGYALGPDAILRPDFLAALVGIGITLAINFGVSFSLALGVALRARDVPLAEVMRLVRLMSARFLREPRLFLLPPRT, from the coding sequence ATGTCCCGTCCCCTCCCCCAGCCCGCCCCCGTGCGCGAAGGGCGTTCCTCCCGCGAGGTGGACGCCTTCTGCGTCCAGTTCGCCCCACGCGCCCCGGGACACCCCGCCGTCAGGGACCTGCAGAAGCTCCTGGCCGACATACCCGAGGAGGGCCTGGAGGCCCGCCTGGAGTGGGTGGAGCGGTGCGTCGACTGGTTGAGAGATCCCAAGCCCGCCCTGGGGCTGATGGAGCCCGCCGAGCCCGAGGCTCCCGCCGGGGTGACGCGCCTGGCCCTGCTGGTGCGCGTGCTGGAGACCCGGGCCTCGGCCCGCGAGCCCGTGGCCGCCCTGGTACGCGAGGTGATGGGCGCCACGAGCGGGTTGAAGCTCTTCTCCCAGGTGGGCCTGCCCGCCGGGTTGGGCTTCTTCGGAGAGGTGTTCGACCGGCTCGCGCACCGCCTGCTGCCCTCGCCCCCCGAGAACCACCAGCTCTCCGAGCTGCTGCCACGCCTCTTTCCCCAACCCGCGGACGCCGCCTGGGTGGAGGCCCTGCCTCCGGCACTGCTGGCACGGCTGTCCACGCTGTTGGGAGGCGGTGCCCGGCCTCCCGCGCGGGAGCCGGAGGCGGTGGTGCGCGCCGACCTGGTGGATGCCCTGGGCCTGCTGGCGGTGCAGACGGCGGCCCTGGGACTGACCGAGGACGTACGGGACCGCTGCCCGGAGGTGTCCTTCCGCGCCTCGCCCTTCCTCAAGCTGCGCCGGGTGTGCGAGGGCGTCCAGGCCCGCGACGCCGAGCCGGACTCCCTGCGCGAGCTGCGCGACGTGATGGAGGAGTGCCGGCAGGTGGTGGCCATCGTCTCCAGCCACCTCGAGCAGTACGGGGTGAGCGTGGACCTGGTGTACCGGCTGGAGCGCATCCGCCGGAGCCTGGAGCGCATGGAAGCCATCGCCCGGGTGCTGGGCGCCGATCCGGGCATGCCCCGCTGGCGGGAGGGACTCGCCCTGGTGGCGGACCTGCTGCGCCGGGCGCACGCGGACCACTCCATGCGCTCGCTGGTGGCGGGCAACGCGCGGCTGCTGGCGCGCAAGGTCATCGAGCGCGCGGGCCACTCGGGCGAGCACTACATCTCCACCACGCGGGCCGAGTACCACCGCCTGGTGCACTCGGCGGCGGGCGGAGGGCTCATCACCGCCTTCACCGCCGGCATCAAGCTGTACTCCGCCACGCTCGCGCTGGCGCCCTTCTTCTACGGGCTGTCCCTGGCGGGCACCTACGTGGCCAGCTTCCTGATGATGCAGGTGACGGGCTCCACGCTGGCCACCAAGCAGCCCTCCATGACGGCGGCCACGCTGGGGAGCTCCATCGGCCAGGGCAGCTCCAACGGGCGGCTGTCGCACCTGATGGAGCTGATTCCCCGCATCACCCGCTCGCAGCTCGCCACGGCCGTGGGGAACATGGGCACCGTGCTGCCGGCGGCGGTGGGACTGTCGATGGCCTTCGCCTGGTGGAAGGGGCACCCGCTGCTCAACCAGGCCCAGGCGCACTACGTGGTGGACGCGCTGCACCCCTGGCGCAGCGGCACCATCGTCTACGCGGCGCTGACGGGCGTGCTGCTATGGCTCTCCAGCCTCGTGGCCGGGTGGTTGGAGAACTGGGCGGTGTATCGCCGCCTCCCCGAAGCGCTCGCGTACCACCGGGGGCTGAGGCGGGTGCTGGGCGACTCCGGGGCGAAGAGGCTGGCGGACGTCTTCTCGAACAACATCGCCGGACTGGGTGGCAACGTGAGCATCGGCGTCCTGCTGGCGCTGCCGCCGATCGTCGGCGCCTTCTTCGGGCTACCGCTGGACGTGCGCCACGTGACGCTGTCCTTCGGGCAGCTGTGTCTGGCGGGTTATGCCCTGGGGCCCGACGCCATCCTGCGGCCGGACTTCCTCGCCGCCCTGGTCGGCATCGGCATCACCCTGGCCATCAACTTCGGCGTCTCCTTCTCGCTCGCCCTGGGAGTGGCCCTGCGAGCGCGCGACGTCCCCCTGGCCGAGGTGATGCGGCTGGTGCGGCTCATGTCTGCTCGCTTCCTGAGAGAGCCCCGCCTCTTCCTGCTCCCTCCCAGGACCTGA